From one bacterium genomic stretch:
- a CDS encoding PAS domain-containing protein: TLGIPHSSVALIESSGVAFRLASPAEGVADLEQGGVLPFPSTVLSEVVKGSEPRYRSDLRAESTDYEVDRKLIAAGYLSDYLVPLTHEGECIGTLNCASPNVDGIPEDTRRLVRLLAPRLAGYIANARLFDELEASERRLRTLISNLPGAVYRRDADDEWSVQFVSDEMERLTGYPAGDFRGGAGWTYSSLVHPDDLERVRRIVADAVERKEPYVLEYRIVTAEGREKWVYEKGRAEYGEDGAPLWLDGATFDVTDRKLAEQALKESETLLVEAQRIGRVASWDWDVARDRLTITQELHNLLGTDEATFTPNAASFLERVHPEDRERVAERMNAALKRDEPYNVQFRLEQPGGAVVHLHSIGHVDRDDGGKAARMVGMVQDISDRIRAEEERRQLENQMRESQKLESLGVLAGGIAHDFNNLLVSVLGGTELALQYIDSSSPAREHLEDVMTAADRAADLANQMLAYSGKGQFMVEPTDLSVLIREISQLVEVSVSKKIRVALELAEDLPAVQVDVTQIRQIALNLVTNAAEAIGDKAGTISIATGSVHWARDYLAEGYAADEARDGVYVYMEVTDSGAGMDSQTRENIFDPFFTTKSTGRGLGLAAVLGIVRGHKGAIRVESEPNLGTTIRVLLPASDQTPTQRAPEPVPDEEWQGNGTILLADDEPTVRSVAHAMLSRLGFKVLVAEDGKEGVEMFRRHADEIVLVVLDLAMPTMGGEEAFREIRRIKSDAKVVLSSGFTEQDTTNRFADRGLAGFIQKPYRLAELTRTIRAALES; encoded by the coding sequence AACGCTGGGCATCCCGCATTCATCGGTCGCCCTCATCGAATCGTCCGGCGTCGCCTTTCGGCTCGCGTCGCCCGCGGAGGGAGTCGCCGACCTCGAGCAGGGGGGCGTGCTTCCTTTCCCGAGCACGGTCCTGAGCGAGGTAGTCAAAGGCAGCGAGCCGCGGTACCGATCTGACCTCCGGGCCGAATCGACCGACTACGAAGTCGACCGCAAGCTCATCGCCGCCGGTTATCTTTCCGATTACCTCGTACCGCTGACGCACGAAGGCGAGTGCATCGGAACCCTGAACTGCGCTTCTCCAAATGTCGACGGCATCCCCGAGGACACTCGCCGGCTCGTTCGCCTGCTCGCGCCCCGCCTTGCCGGGTACATCGCGAACGCCCGCCTCTTCGACGAACTAGAGGCCAGTGAGCGCCGACTCCGCACCCTGATCTCCAACCTCCCAGGAGCGGTCTATCGCCGCGACGCCGACGACGAATGGTCGGTCCAGTTCGTTAGTGACGAAATGGAGAGACTGACCGGATATCCCGCCGGTGATTTTCGCGGAGGCGCCGGATGGACCTACTCGAGCCTCGTGCATCCCGACGACCTCGAGAGGGTCCGGCGCATCGTGGCCGATGCCGTCGAGCGCAAGGAACCGTACGTCCTCGAGTACCGGATCGTCACCGCCGAGGGTCGAGAAAAATGGGTCTACGAAAAGGGGCGGGCCGAGTACGGAGAGGACGGGGCTCCGCTCTGGCTGGACGGCGCGACCTTCGACGTCACCGATCGAAAGCTGGCGGAGCAAGCACTGAAAGAAAGCGAAACGCTGCTGGTGGAGGCGCAGCGCATCGGACGGGTGGCAAGTTGGGACTGGGATGTAGCGAGGGATCGGCTCACGATAACCCAGGAGCTCCACAACCTGCTCGGAACCGACGAGGCTACGTTCACTCCAAACGCCGCCTCGTTTCTCGAGCGTGTCCATCCCGAGGATCGTGAGCGGGTCGCCGAACGCATGAACGCCGCCCTGAAACGAGACGAGCCCTACAACGTACAGTTCCGGCTCGAACAGCCCGGGGGTGCGGTGGTGCACTTGCACAGCATCGGGCACGTGGACCGCGACGACGGCGGCAAGGCCGCCCGCATGGTCGGAATGGTGCAGGACATCAGCGATCGCATCCGGGCGGAAGAAGAACGGCGCCAGCTCGAGAATCAAATGCGGGAGTCACAGAAGCTCGAGAGTCTCGGCGTACTCGCCGGCGGTATCGCCCACGATTTCAACAACCTCCTGGTAAGCGTCCTGGGTGGCACGGAGCTGGCGCTGCAATACATCGACTCCTCGTCGCCGGCGCGCGAACACCTGGAAGACGTCATGACCGCCGCCGACCGGGCGGCGGATCTCGCCAATCAGATGCTGGCCTATTCGGGCAAGGGCCAGTTCATGGTCGAGCCGACGGACCTCTCGGTGCTCATCAGAGAGATTTCGCAGCTGGTCGAGGTCTCGGTGTCCAAGAAGATCCGCGTCGCACTGGAGCTTGCCGAGGACCTCCCTGCCGTCCAAGTCGACGTTACCCAGATTCGGCAGATCGCACTCAATCTCGTGACCAACGCGGCGGAGGCGATCGGGGACAAGGCCGGCACGATCTCGATCGCGACCGGATCCGTTCACTGGGCTCGGGACTACCTTGCGGAAGGGTACGCAGCCGACGAGGCTCGCGACGGAGTCTACGTCTACATGGAGGTGACAGACAGCGGCGCGGGCATGGACAGCCAAACCCGGGAAAACATCTTCGATCCGTTCTTCACCACCAAATCCACGGGCCGCGGTTTGGGACTCGCGGCCGTACTCGGCATCGTCCGCGGACACAAGGGCGCCATCCGGGTGGAAAGTGAACCGAACCTCGGCACGACGATCCGTGTCCTGTTGCCGGCGAGCGACCAGACACCGACCCAGCGAGCGCCCGAGCCAGTGCCCGATGAGGAATGGCAGGGGAACGGGACCATTCTGCTGGCCGACGACGAACCTACGGTGCGATCCGTAGCCCACGCGATGCTCTCCCGGCTGGGCTTCAAGGTCCTGGTCGCCGAAGACGGCAAGGAAGGGGTCGAGATGTTCCGCCGGCACGCGGACGAGATCGTGCTGGTTGTCCTCGACCTCGCGATGCCCACCATGGGTGGTGAAGAGGCGTTCCGCGAGATCCGCCGGATCAAGAGCGACGCCAAGGTCGTGCTCTCGAGCGGTTTTACCGAACAAGATACGACGAACCGGTTTGCCGACCGGGGCCTTGCCGGTTTCATCCAGAAACCGTACCGGCTCGCCGAGTTGACTCGGACGATTCGCGCCGCCCTCGAGTCTTGA